The following coding sequences lie in one Aspergillus puulaauensis MK2 DNA, chromosome 3, nearly complete sequence genomic window:
- a CDS encoding uncharacterized protein (COG:D,Z;~EggNog:ENOG410PHJ0;~InterPro:IPR009091,IPR000408;~PFAM:PF13540,PF00415), producing the protein MSERTDSIDEDPSQSIPSDPSSTPDPNDIEPQDDQASEKSLSPLEDYRSSSQETHIGVPTLEAITAINEQANGDNDGNSFDEIEDEDEDEAENENENENQDGAGGEYNAHAGPSYWDLSALIWYDDSYDDYGSGNGTDYEGGQDQEDYQEEHQDESQEQEDNNDNREDEEDKDEDEEDEDEEDEEDENETLIESTRPEVGSPERLAPGNPIPSPNQPPRSTVDQQLPPYDMDTRSYLRVPPYPSDTNARLPPPGYLPPPRHLPPELQGYELPPTHGLPRVQGLGQMGESLLNQPLYDNETYYGAETSETFDEEEWPAQASDALYDPYQDQGQSRIRRYSDGAPVFSPLPPPEIPLPPLPANESFLGHGPERQYADQDQDQDQQQQQQQQQGQNQDQDQNPNGLPQSDQFLNNLLQQPHGQQHHPEQNQQPGQSRRSASTEYDGNGITIGGGSGRQPYPDLVLPSVEGPNDQHGVGGTQGNPISLSSGDSGNPTNNGSRPETAITISTGSSAGGCRPDASTISTGSSESGGAGPAPATGDGTSGQGHDGEANQDNQSPPEGSTTGQDQDEGSDPAPANDQNDREAASTGGNQGESGHVSPLAQVSPVYRTSSSGIDEATLDELAARGDHYFDSDSQEQQQQQQQEQSRPYDPTSPTYANYPYSPTQPMIPNTIQESGQATEPNTQENYGHGPEDYYGQHVEEDPQQPSQRTPGEQALYENLIDENRLDAPIALARDIVDVMREIIKSTSNSRHSSSRYSSPVITPTRERFAPSIPAPISFSTHYHRFFEPEPGSEVEQAAPTSYFPGPLRAYTYVPSAPGSPGVGSGGEDEAEVGPPPVPVHTPVSVPSIIEPGRFSTPEIDTESEPERLPSTPTPIPRPVLLRQLGIRASPSVRSPRSTTPASERGINIRPDEAAEEREAEREREPEAESEQPADEDEFEPEPKSESRSDTEPTQDEITQAKRDSESAQVKSESGSDIALETIPEYESAPESQPSTRAPSDAGSEYKPGPEQDTDSDSETELGNNQQLVADLEQDELEDTGREQAQEKELDTNPESGKQSENDSEEAEYHSARESAPSPSPHPPPPPPLSPSPPPRRITRAYARRLQQGQQPATQTSTAAEQATEQGPSKTKKEKGKAKARELTPSPPPRGIKRKESSSPSPPPSPPKRRDTRSQTLQQESNKADSGSGKGKGKGKATTSKGTKRRAEYAPETQEPVTKKRKATETEAETEAGSEQSTLKLRSNPKVATRADELRLSPLIVNNPPTAKRSVYVFGANSHGQLGLGHAEANVTYPTLNTGLTKDTVGVVDIAAGGNHCVALTYDNRVLTWGDNSDGQLGRETQSGEEKTPMEVDFTAVGLPAETVFVQVAATDSATFVLTEFGDVYGWGTFRETYTNEADEEISILIGFRPSVTFQRTPLHIPDLKYVKKLATGAQHVLALTLTEDADLIKSKSRNRRASTDPIPNRITKSKPLSKSNKSKSKTKTKRSTKASATPKPENAVFAWGAYKRDQLGRRILGRQRTAATAGLTPRLVALPGKTRCDIASIGAGPYHSFAVKVDGYVYAWGYNRHGQTGVVDDVNLLEGDSTVSVPTGLEGVGLGLGLGSLEPDREYMLTGGRDYSLAVTDDGRCLSWGSIRGDVLGIRKEMMSEDDLLFDEDSESPSILTKPTSVSGVDSRVEKASAGLGHSILVTQSGTAYAWGSNGEYEVRQPRSDGVELPSAIQTSTLRGLRVVDAAAGRRFSVLLVE; encoded by the exons ATGTCCGAACGAACAGACTCCATCGACGAGGACCCAAGCCAGTCCATTCCTAGTGACCCAAGTTCCACTCCTGACCCCAATGATATAGAACCACAGGACGACCAAGCTTCGGAGAAGAGTCTGTCCCCACTGGAAGACTACAGGAGTAGCAGCCAGGAAACTCACATCGGGGTGCCTACGCTTGAGGCCATCACGGCTATCAATGAGCAAGCTAATGGCGACAACGACGGCAATAGCTTCGACGAaattgaggacgaggacgaggacgaggccgaaaacgaaaacgaaaacgaaaaccaagacggagctggaggtgaaTACAACGCTCACGCCGGTCCATCTTATTGGGATTTGTCTGCGTTGATATGGTATGATGATTCTTATGATGACTatgggagtgggaatggCACCGACTATGAGGGgggccaggaccaggaggatTATCAAGAGGAGCACCAAGACGAGAGCCAAGAGCAAGAggacaacaacgacaaccgcgaagatgaagaagacaaagacgaggatgaggaagacgaagacgaggaagatgaagaagacgaaaatGAAACCCTCATTGAGAGCACAAGGCCTGAAGTCGGGTCACCAGAACGGCTGGCACCAGGGAACCCAATACCAAGCCCTAATCAACCCCCTCGCTCAACAGTAGACCAACAGCTTCCACCATACGATATGGATACACGGTCATATCTAAGAGTGCCGCCATATCCATCTGATACGAATGCACGGTTACCACCACCGGGATATCTACCACCACCGCGACATCTACCACCAGAGCTGCAAGGCTATGAGCTGCCGCCGACACATGGCCTGCCGCGAGTGCAGGGGCTGGGACAAATGGGCGAATCGCTCCTGAACCAGCCGCTATATGATAACGAAACGTACTACGGGGCTGAAACATCTGAAACatttgatgaggaggaatggCCAGCGCAGGCCTCGGATGCTCTGTATGATCCCTACCAAGACCAAGGTCAGTCTCGCATACGTAGATATTCAGATGGCGCTCCAGTATTCTcaccacttccaccaccagaaaTACCACTTCCTCCGCTGCCAGCAAACGAATCGTTTCTGGGACATGGGCCTGAACGGCAATACGcagaccaagaccaagaccaagaccaacagcaacagcaacagcaacagcaaggtCAAAATCAAGACCAGGACCAGAACCCTAACGGGCTTCCCCAATCGGACCAATTCTTGAATAATCTGCTCCAGCAACCCCACGGGCAGCAGCACCATCCCGAGCAAAACCAGCAACCAGGCCAAAGTCGACGCTCTGCCTCGACCGAGTAcgatgggaatgggattaCGATTGGGGGAGGGAGCGGAAGACAGCCCTATCCAGACCTTGTTCTGCCTTCGGTAGAAGGTCCAAATGACCAACATGGGGTCGGGGGCACCCAGGGTAATCCGATATCTCTTAGTAGCGGTGACAGCGGAAATCCTACAAATAACGGATCTCGGCCGGAGACTGCGATAACTATCTCAACTGGTTCGAGTGCGGGCGGGTGTCGTCCAGATGCGTCAACCATTTCCACTGGTTCGAGCGAGAGCGGAGGGGCTGGCCCAGCACCTGCAACAGGTGATGGTACCTCTGGGCAAGGCCATGATGGGGAGGCTAATCAGGATAATCAGTCTCCTCCAGAAGGTTCTACGACTGGTCAAGACCAAGACGAAGGGTCCGATCCAGCTCCTGCGAATGACCAAAATGATAGGGAAGCTGCAAGCACTGGGGGGAATCAGGGTGAGAGCGGACATGTCAGTCCGTTGGCTCAAGTATCACCAGTCTATCGGACGTCCTCAAGTGGGATAGATGAAGCGACGTTAGATGAGTTGGCTGCCCGGGGGGATCATTACTTTGACAGCGACAGTCAagagcagcaacaacaacagcaacaagagCAATCACGGCCGTACGATCCGACATCACCGACTTACGCAAACTATCCGTATAGCCCTACTCAACCTATGATACCGAATACGATTCAGGAATCCGGGCAGGCCACAGAACCGAACACTCAAGAGAACTATGGCCATGGCCCTGAAGATTACTATGGACAGCACGTCGAGGAAGACCCTCAGCAACCGTCCCAGCGTACCCCCGGAGAACAAGCTCTTTACGAAAACCTCATCGACGAAAACCGCCTCGATGCACCGATTGCACTTGCGCGGGACATCGTGGACGTAATGCGCGAAATCATCAAATCGACCTCGAACTCACGACACTCGAGCTCTAGATACTCCTCGCCTGTAATAACGCCCACCCGAGAGAGGTTCGCACCTTCTATACCAGctcccatctccttcagTACTCATTATCATAGGTTTTTcgagccagagccaggatCTGAAGTAGAGCAGGCTGCACCAACTTCTTACTTCCCTGGCCCGCTGAGAGCATATACGTATGTGCCGTCCGCACCTGGGTCTCCTGGTGTTGGGTCGgggggagaggatgaagctgaggttggACCTCCTCCTGTACCTGTGCATACGCCTGTGTCTGTGCCTTCTATAATCGAACCTGGAAGGTTTAGCACACCAGAGATAGACACGGAGTCTGAGCCAGAGAGGCTGCCTTctactcccactcccattcCACGGCCTGTTCTTCTGAGACAGCTGGGTATACGTGCATCTCCTAGTGTTAGGTCCCCGAGATCGACGACGCCTGCATCGGAGAGGGGAATTAACATTCGACCAgacgaagcagcagaagagcGAGAAGCTGAGCGTGAGCGTGAGCCTGAAGCTGAATCTGAGCAGCCagcggatgaggatgagtttgAGCCTGAACCCAAGAGCGAGAGCAGATCAGATACCGAGCCTACGCAGGACGAAATAACACAAGCAAAACGAGATTCCGAGTCCGCGCAGGTGAAATCCGAATCTGGATCGGATATAGCACTAGAGACAATCCCAGAGTATGAGTCTGCGCCCGAATCCCAACCTTCAACTCGGGCTCCATCAGACGCTGGCTCTGAGTATAAACCTGGCCCTGAGCAAGATACTGATTCTGACTCTGAAACTGAACTTGGAAATAACCAGCAGCTGGTGGCGGATCTAGAGCAGGATGAACTTGAAGATACAGGACGAGAACAGGCACAGGAGAAAGAGCTTGATACCAATCCCGAGTCCGGAAAACAGTCAGAAAATGATTCAGAAGAAGCCGAATACCACTCAGCTCGAGAGTCAgcaccatctccttctccccatccacctccacctccacccctaAGCCCTAGTCCACCACCGAGAAGAATCACACGAGCATATGCACGCCGACTACAACAGGGACAGCAACCTGCAACCCAGACAAGTACAGCGGCGGAACAAGCAACGGAACAGGGACcctcaaaaacaaagaaagagaaggggaaggcAAAAGCCCGGGAATTGACAccctctccaccaccacgaGGCATAAAACGCAAAGagtcttcttccccgtctcctccCCCAAGTCCACCAAAGAGACGAGATACACGAAGTCAGACGCTCCAGCAAGAATCGAACAAGGCTGACTCTGGTAGTggcaaagggaaagggaaaggaaaggccACGACCAGCAAGGGCACGAAACGGCGAGCAGAATATGCCCCTGAGACACAGGAACCGGTgaccaagaaaagaaaagcaacagaaacagaagcagaaactGAAGCAGGTTCAGAACAGTCAACGCTCAAACTCCGTTCAAACCCTAAAGTCGCAACTCGCGCAGACGAACTACGAT TAAGCCCATTAATAGTGAACAACCCCCCAACCGCAAAACGCTCCGTCTACGTCTTCGGCGCAAACTCCCACGGCCAGCTAGGGCTCGGCCATGCGGAGGCAAACGTCACGTATCCTACGCTGAATACGGGCCTAACAAAGGATACTGTTGGTGTTGTAGATATTGCAGCTGGTGGTAACCACTGCGTTGCTCTCACATACGATAACCGCGTCTTGACATGGGGCGATAATAGCGACGGGCAGCTGGGGAGGGAGACCCAATCCGGAGAGGAGAAAACGCCCATGGAGGTAGACTTTACAGCTGTCGGATTACCCGCAGAGACGGTCTTCGTACAGGTTGCTGCGACGGACAGCGCGACGTTTGTACTCACGGAGTTCGGCGATGTATACGGCTGGGGGACGTTTAGG GAAACATACACCAACGAAGCAGACGAAGAGATCTCAATCCTCATCGGCTTCCGGCCCTCAGTAACATTCCAACGCACACCCCTGCACATCCCCGATCTCAAATACGTCAAGAAACTCGCAACAGGCGCACAGCACGTCCTCGCCCTAACACTCACCGAAGACGCAGACCTAataaaatccaaatccagaaacAGAAGGGCAAGTACAGATCCGATTCCAAACAGAATTACAAAATCTAAACCCCTGTCCAAGTCCAACAAATCCAAGTCCAAGACCAAGACGAAGCGCAGCACCAAAGCTAGTGCTACGCCGAAACCCGAAAACGCCGTCTTCGCCTGGGGCGCATATAAACGGGACCAACTCGGGCGCAGGATCTTAGGCCGACAACGCaccgccgcaacagccgGTCTGACGCCTCGTCTCGTTGCGCTCCCTGGGAAAACGAGGTGCGATATTGCTTCTATCGGGGCCGGGCCGTACCACTCTTTCGCGGTGAAGGTGGACGGGTATGTTTACGCGTGGGGGTATAACCGGCACGGGCAGAcgggtgttgttgacgatgTGAATCTGCTTGAGGGGGATTCCACGGTTTCTGTTCCGACGGGGTTAGAGGGGGtagggctggggctggggctgggaagCCTTGAGCCGGATAGGGAGTATATGCTTACTGGGGGGAGGGATTATAGTCTTGCAGTTACGGACGATGGGCGGTGTTTGAGTTGGGGGTCTATTAGGGGGGATGTACTGGGTATTAGGAAGGAGATGATGTCCGAGGATGATTTGCTGTTTGATGAAGATTCGGAGTCGCCGAGTATCCTGACGAAGCCGACGAGTGTTTCGGGGGTTGACTCAAGGGTTGAGAAGGCTTCGGCGGGATTGGGACATTCGATTTTGGTGACACAGTCAGGGACGGCGTATGCCTGGGGCTCGAATGGAGAGTACGAGGTGAGGCAGCCTCGTAGTGATGGTGTGGAATTGCCCAGCGCAATCCAGACGAGTACGTTGAGAGGacttagggttgttgatgctgctgcgggCAGGCGGTTTAGTGTATTGCTTGTTGAGTAG
- the UBP16 gene encoding putative ubiquitin C-terminal hydrolase (COG:O;~EggNog:ENOG410PFRG;~InterPro:IPR038765,IPR001394,IPR018200,IPR028889;~MEROPS:MER0005855;~PFAM:PF13423,PF00443;~TransMembrane:1 (i7-26o);~go_function: GO:0004843 - thiol-dependent ubiquitin-specific protease activity [Evidence IEA];~go_process: GO:0006511 - ubiquitin-dependent protein catabolic process [Evidence IEA];~go_process: GO:0016579 - protein deubiquitination [Evidence IEA]) — protein MQEKPTTVAAYAAGASLAAVALFYVFGPNYTIDGDELGGNHKKSIVGLSNPANDCFINSVLQALAGLGDLRLYLIRELHRRELDGPEIYNQLPEEPDEELREKRPDRVRELQQGTITRALKEMLDRLNERPIYKKTISARGFIQALEYAYRTRISRNQQDAQEFLQIVAERLSDEYHAGVRARQRVQKSLECPPDQGEDAPSEIEVRVDDGTENGLPAIIDTKLKEIDNEYGFPFEGKMESQIECQSCRYKYRPNQTSFVNLTLQVPQKSSTTLNACFDGLLKTEHIEDFRCDKCRLLHAVGVKTTELAKIRSETDRQSLQIEIEKIQTALASDPESALDDVTLPPAEHAPKSRIARHMRITVFPKIIGIHLSRSIFDHSSSTKNAAKVSFPERLPLGGILNQKWFKLLAIVCHKGSHNSGHYESFRRNHLYPPFSTPSVFSSYAQSRANSENPSRVQSPRLPARSNGDTDLPALNISTPASTGSTTSLSPSEPSRSPSTADLRGSPQLSTGSYPSPRPTTSSSRVSFQSTRSKSSGSGQQNLSPTSAPRGSSLETTRLDSPASRSSLAERNASATDTETSASAKVASKFRRRRKQVDRWWKISDEKIKECKTSDVLGMQKEVYLLFYEMEKTAP, from the coding sequence ATGCAGGAAAAACCAACCACGGTCGCCGCGTATGCGGCGGGAGCATCTCTCGCGGCCGTTGCTCTGTTCTACGTGTTCGGGCCGAATTACACCATCGATGGGGACGAGCTCGGGGGCAACCACAAAAAGAGCATCGTGGGGCTCTCGAACCCCGCAAATGACTGCTTCATCAACTCCGTGCTGCAGGCGCTTGCCGGGCTAGGTGATTTGCGACTGTATCTAATCCGGGAGCTTCATCGGCGCGAACTGGATGGGCCTGAAATCTACAACCAGTTGCCGGAGGAACCGGATGAGGAGCTGCGTGAGAAGAGGCCGGATCGTGTCCGGGAGCTTCAGCAGGGGACGATCACCAGggcgctgaaggagatgctggaTCGGTTGAATGAGCGGCCGATTTACAAGAAGACGATTTCTGCGCGCGGGTTCATCCAAGCATTGGAGTATGCGTATCGCACGCGGATTAGTCGGAACCAGCAGGATGCGCAGGAGTTCTTGCAGATTGTGGCTGAACGGCTTTCCGATGAGTACCATGCGGGTGTGAGGGCGCGCCAGAGGGTTCAGAAATCTCTTGAATGCCCACCCGATCAGGGTGAAGACGCCCCGTCTGAGATTGAAGTGCGAGTCGACGACGGCACGGAGAATGGACTCCCAGCAATCATCGACACAAAGCTCAAGGAAATCGACAATGAGTATGGCTTTCCTTTTGAAGGCAAGATGGAATCGCAGATTGAGTGCCAGTCCTGCCGCTACAAGTACAGGCCGAACCAAACCTCATTTGTTAATTTGACGCTGCAAGTCCCGCAGAAGAGCTCTACCACCTTGAATGCATGCTTTGATGGCCTCCTCAAGACCGAACATATCGAAGATTTTCGATGCGACAAGTGTCGGCTGCTACACGCAGTTGGGGTGAAAACGACAGAGCTGGCCAAGATCCGCTCAGAAACGGACAGGCAATCCTTGCAAATCGAGATAGAAAAGATTCAAACCGCCCTGGCAAGTGATCCGGAATCTGCTCTGGATGATGTCACGCTGCCACCTGCTGAGCATGCCCCGAAGAGCCGAATAGCGCGGCATATGCGTATCACTGTATTCCCGAAAATCATCGGCATCCATCTCTCACGATCCATCTTCGACCACAGCAGCTCCACGAAGAACGCGGCGAAGGTCTCCTTCCCTGAACGGCTCCCGCTCGGGGGTATCCTGAACCAGAAGTGGTTCAAACTCCTGGCCATAGTGTGCCACAAAGGCAGCCACAACAGCGGACACTACGAATCATTCCGAAGAAACCACCTATACCCCCCATTCTCAACACCGAGCGTATTCAGCTCCTACGCACAGAGCCGCGCAAACAGTGAAAACCCATCACGCGTGCAAAGCCCACGCCTTCCAGCCCGCAGCAACGGCGACACTGACCTCCCAGCTCTAAATATATCGACTCCAGCCTCCACAggctcaacaacctccctctctccctccGAGCCCTCTAGATCTCCATCAACAGCCGATCTCCGCGGGAGCCCGCAACTCAGCACAGGCTCGTACCCGTCCCCGcgcccaacaacatcaagctCCCGCGTCTCCTTCCAAAGCACACGCTCCAAGTCCTCTGGTTCCGGCCAGCAGAACCTCTCGCCTACATCTGCTCCACGCGGTTCATCACTTGAAACAACGCGACTGGACAGTCCTGCGTCCCGCTCGTCTCTTGCAGAGCGCAACGCGTCAGCAACAGACACGGAAACAAGCGCAAGTGCGAAAGTTGCGTCGAAgttccgccgccgccgtaaACAGGTTGATCGGTGGTGGAAGATCTCggatgagaagatcaaggagtGTAAGACTTCTGATGTGCTGGGCATGCAGAAGGAAGTGTATCTTTTGTTCtatgagatggagaagacggcTCCTTAA
- the lys1 gene encoding saccharopine dehydrogenase (NAD+, L-lysine-forming) (BUSCO:EOG09262XGK;~COG:E;~EggNog:ENOG410PG8G;~InterPro:IPR007698,IPR036291,IPR027281,IPR007886;~PFAM:PF05222;~go_function: GO:0004754 - saccharopine dehydrogenase (NAD+, L-lysine-forming) activity [Evidence IEA];~go_process: GO:0009085 - lysine biosynthetic process [Evidence IEA]) has product MGSNKIWLRAETKPAEARSALTPTTCKALIDAGYEVTVERSTQRIFDDEEFTKIGAPLVEEGSWVKDAPKDAYILGLKELPEDDFPLEHVHISFAHCYKGQGGWEQVLSRWPRGGGTLLDLEFLTDDVGRRVAAFGFSAGYAGAALAVKNWAWQLTHPEGEPLTGETPYANQDLLIESVKASLQAGQKQSGRSPKILVIGALGRCGKGAVQLAKDVGIPDTDIIKWDMEETKKGGPFKEIVEESDIFVNCIYLSSKIPHFVNVESLDTPKRRLSVICDVSADTTNPNNPIPVYNITTTFDKPTVPVSLPGGSQGTPLSVISIDHLPSLLPRESSEMFSEALMPSLLQLKDRENARVWKQAEELFNEKVATLPQ; this is encoded by the exons ATGGGTTCCAATAAGATCTGGCTCCGGGCTGAGACTAAGCCCGCAGAAGCGCGCTCTGCTT TGACTCCTACCACCTGCAAGGCTCTCATTGATGCTGGGTATGAGGTGACTGTTGAGCGCTCTACCCAGCGTATTTTTGATG ATGAGGAATTCACAAAG ATTGGCGCTCCTCTCGTCGAGGAAGGTTCCTGGGTGAAGGATGCCCCCAAGGACGCATACATCCTGGGTCTCAAGGAGCTCCCCGAGGACGACTTCCCGCTTGAGCACGTTCACATCTCCTTTGCGCACTGCTACAAGGGCCAGGGTGGCTGGGAGCAGGTTCTGAGCCGGTGGCcccgtggtggtggtactcTTCTGGACCTGGAGTTCCTTACCGATGATGTTGGTCGACGAGTTGCTG CTTTTGGTTTCTCTGCTGGTTATGCCG GTGCCGCTTTGGCTGTCAAGAACTGGGCCTGGCAATTGACGCATCCTGAGGGCGAGCCTCTTACTGGCGAGACTCCTTACGCGAACCAGGACCTTCTGATTGAGTCTGTTAAGGCATCGCTTCAGGCTGGCCAGAAGCAGTCCGGCAGGTCGCCGAAGATTCTGGTTATCGGTGCT CTCGGACGTTGCGGCAAGGGTGCTGTCCAACTGGCCAAGGATGTTGGTATTCCTGATACCGACATCATCAAGTGGGATATGgaggagaccaagaagg GTGGTCCCTTCAAGGAGATTGTTGAGGAATCTGATATTTTTGTGAACTGCATTTACCTGTCCTCCAAGATCCCTCACT TTGTGAACGTTGAGAGCCTTGACACTCCCAAGCGTCGCTTGTCTGTTATCTGCGACGTTAGCGCTGATAC CACGAACCCGAACAACCCGATCCCTGtctacaacatcaccaccaccttcGATAAGCCCACGGTACCTGTGAGCCTGCCAGGCGGCAGCCAGGGCACGCCCCTCAGCGTGATCAGCATTGATCACCTCCCGTCGCTTCTTCCCCGTGAGAGCTCCGAGATGTTCAGCGAAGCTCTGATGCCAAGCTTGCTTCAGCTCAAGGACCGTGAGAATGCGCGCGTCTGGAAGCAGGCCGAGGAGCTCTTCAACGAGAAGGTTGCAACCCTGCCACAATAA
- the LYS1_3 gene encoding uncharacterized protein (COG:E;~EggNog:ENOG410PG8G) — translation MMASGPSFTASISDPLNKPSFSEAPQQENGDSHPSKSTEDSTLTEPTETKAPENPAPANGVSSKPVSETKQEETNTGEKRDLEATSTAKPSADESAEPDSKKQKTGEDNADGVNGTSAPAPPEKKAEPAPPKKKGGRPKKTQDSVKKDIPTDGIGSRTRSRTKPSS, via the exons ATGATGGCGTCTGGACCTTCATTTACCGCTTCCATCTCGG ACCCTCTGAACAAGCCATCGTTTAGTGAGGCTCCGCAGCAGGAGAACGGCGATAGCCACCCCTCTAAGTCCACGGAGGACTCTACTCTAACTGAACCTACTGAGACAAAAGCACCGGAAAACCCCGCTCCAGCAAATGGCGTCTCTAGTAAACCTGTGTCGGAAACCAAGCAAGAAGAGACCAACACAGGTGAGAAGCGAGACCTTGAGGCGACTTCAACCGCAAAGCCTAGCGCGGACGAATCGGCAGAGCCCGACTCCAAGAAACAAAAGACAGGTGAAGACAATGCAGATGGAGTCAATGGCACATCCGCACCCGCACCGCcagagaagaaggccgagccagcaccgccgaagaagaagggaggCCGGCCCAAGAAGACCCAGGACTCCGTTAAAAAGGATATCCCTACCGATGGAATTGGCAGTCGCACACGCAGTCGCACCAAGCCGTCCTCGTAA
- a CDS encoding uncharacterized protein (COG:S;~EggNog:ENOG410PT4E), giving the protein MKPSRALSINPWTNLHPPLPRTPRQSQQLLNALTSSFRRELDREHPPVQPASEQSSSGKNALSGNRPTEDRPHSSSHATDKHLRMILDNPLFRLTPSHAARSVSHGQSPNIDKARLQKEPMVVFDELVASGSATVGAVADCLSWQVLLASRHTGERFRTELRDSRAGSRTVSWWFSLNWRERTIFFNNGRVLPPLCKFMVAEGLHESIFVWLGLLKDRAVHGESNQMAGPLKYLLGTFVKAEYECGGGLSSAIRYYLDACRMLMSTDNEESKRVLKGALAQSGGFLFSLIVTNPRENTKTTIPAELYENYATVLSAIIPGTGIVGASMPIYHPTRPDAKPFVQFLRSITPEQFESWSEKRRERFMRTGFKALHVLIDAGDLKNCEYLARFLQQHVEEEREAEMSTSWRLSHVSSEEKALLNSLDLALA; this is encoded by the coding sequence ATGAAGCCCTCGAGGGCCCTCAGCATAAACCCCTGGACGAACCTCCATCCCCCGTTGCCCCGGACCCCCCGCCAGTCCCAGCAGCTTCTGAATGCCCTTACGTCCTCCTTCCGTCGTGAGCTCGATCGCGAGCATCCTCCCGTCCAGCCGGCTTCAGAACAGTCCTCAAGCGGCAAGAATGCCCTCTCCGGAAATCGTCCGACCGAGGACCGCCCTCACTCTTCTTCACATGCCACCGACAAACATCTCCGCATGATTCTTGATAACCCCCTCTTTCGCTTGACACCCTCGCATGCCGCACGCTCCGTCTCACATGGCCAATCTCCAAATATTGATAAGGCGAGATTACAGAAGGAGCCCATGGTCGTCTTCGACGAACTTGtggcttctggttctgctACTGTCGGCGCTGTCGCAGATTGTCTCAGTTGGCAGGTGCTACTTGCAAGTCGGCATACTGGAGAGCGATTTCGAACGGAATTAAGAGACTCTCGGGCGGGCTCCCGAACTGTCTCGTGGTGGTTTTCGTTGAACTGGAGAGAGAGGACGATTTTCTTCAATAATGGAAGAGTGCTACCCCCCTTATGCAAGTTTATGGTTGCCGAGGGGTTGCATGAATCGATATTTGTCTGGCTGGGCCTGTTAAAGGATCGTGCTGTTCATGGAGAAAGTAATCAGATGGCTGGGCCATTAAAGTATCTCCTGGGCACATTCGTCAAGGCCGAGTATGAGTGCGGCGGCGGACTAAGCTCCGCTATACGTTATTATCTTGATGCGTGCAGGATGCTCATGTCGACGGATAACGAGGAGTCGAAACGGGTTTTAAAAGGGGCACTCGCCCAATCTGGGGGGTTTTTATTCTCTTTGATTGTGACAAATCCGCGCGAGAATACTAAAACAACAATACCTGCTGAACTATACGAAAATTACGCGACTGTGCTTTCTGCGATAATCCCAGGAACGGGAATCGTTGGAGCGTCAATGCCTATATACCATCCAACTCGACCCGATGCGAAGCCTTTCGTTCAATTTTTGCGCAGTATAACACCGGAGCAATTCGAGTCATGGTCTGAGAAGCGGCGTGAGAGATTTATGCGAACAGGCTTTAAAGCTCTGCATGTTTTGATTGACGCCGGGGACTTGAAAAATTGCGAATATTTGGCGCGCTTCCTCCAGCAGcatgtggaagaggagcgTGAAGCAGAAATGTCAACATCCTGGCGGCTCAGCCATGTATCATCAGAAGAAAAGGCTCTTCTAAATAGTTTGGACCTAGCTCTCGCTTGA